AGCCTTTGTATAAGTGAGGAGGATACCCTCCCCAATCTTTGGGAGCAAGTAGAGAAAAGTAAGAATTACTATCTTTTTCATAAAGGTGGATGGTTTGGCCAGATTTCTTTTCAAATTGGCAACGTGCTTTATGAAGTTCAATATCCTTTTCTGCACGTTTTAATATAAGTTCTGCTTCCTCTTTCAAACGTCGGATTTGTTTGGCAATGACTTCCAATTTTCCGTGGACATGGAGTTGAACGGACTCTTCAGCCAACTCAATTTCTTTGGCGCGGTCCACAAGACTGATTGCGGGTGCAAGTCTGCTTGTTCCATACGTGAGACTATGGTGGGGAATTTCTTGTGAATCCATTCTAGGGATTAGACAATCGCTCTTTATCGAATTTGCAAATAATTTCTTTCGTTAAGGATTAGAGTATATCAGAAAAAGGCTCTCCTAAATTTCTTTAGGAAAGCCGAAGGCCAAGGTTTTTTGACGATCTTTTTTAGGAAAGCGGTTGGTAACTCACAACCATGGCCTTGGATTTAATTTCTTTAGGCATGGAAGTTTTGGATAGAGTTTTGGTAAGGGAAGATTTATCTTTTGATTTTCCCATTTGCACCACAAAGAAACCATTTTTTACTACGATAAAGGTTTTCGCTGCCAACTTACCATTGTTATCTGCTCTTAGTTGGGATAAAAACGTCTCAGCAGATTGTCTGCTAGTAAAAGCCGCCAACTGAATGGTAAATTGTTTCCCTTCTGATTTTGCAACTGTCCCCATTTGTGAGGAAGTTCTTAGTGATTTCGAATGTTTGGAAGTAGATACCAGGTTTTTGGTTCGTTCTTCCCCTTTGGTAATACTTACTTTCTTTTCCGTTCGTTTTGTCAAATCTACGATTTGTTGTTTTCTTTCTTCTTCTTCGTCTTTCGCAGTGGAAGTTTCGACAAAATAGGGATGGTTTCCTACATCTGCCATTGGAATTTCCGCACCAAGGTTTGTTTGCTCTTTGGTTTTGGTTCCTTGTACGAGTGAAGATGCTGCATTTGTTCCCACTGCCGCATCGGCTACATTGGCAGCTGTCGGAGAAGGGATGGAGCCATTGGTGAGTGCGAGGTCTGCGGGAATTGGTTCCGAAGATTTGGCTCGAGTGACAGTCTCCTCTTGTTTTCCCTTTCCTACGGAAACTCCGAGAAAGAAAATCGAAAAGAAAAGGGCAAAAAGAAAGAGGGACAAAACTCCAATTCTTTGTTTATCTAGGTTGATTACGTAAAATACTCTTTCTTTCATGATTGAATCCTTTGTTTGATTTCAGAATAGATGATAGCGATTTGTTCTTTTAACTCTTCCCTTTGATTATCGTTCGTTACGACAAAATCGGAGAGAGACTTTTTTTTCTCTAAGTCCATTTGGGAAAGATTCCGTCTTTGAAAGTCTTCCTTATCCATCCCACCACGTCCCATCACTCGCTCCCAAGCCACCTCTGGTTTTACAGCAACAGTAACTGTGAAGTCGCATAGAGTGTAGGCGTCGGTTTCGAAAAGAAGGGGGACTTCCCAAGCGATGATACTGCCGTCTTTTCGTGAATGTAAAAATTCCAAAAAGGATTTACGGACTAAGGGATGAAGGAGTTCGTTTAGAGCATTTAGCTTTGATTTGTCGGAGAAGGCGAGCTCTGCAATCTTTGTTCTGGAAGGCACTCCGTCTGCATTCAAGACAGATTCTCCGAATATAGAAACCAATTCTTTGATGACTGGACTATTTGGTTCCGTAAAACCACGGGCAATGGTATCGGAGCTAATCGTTTCTGCTCCTAACTCGCCAAACATAGCAAGTACAGTGGACTTTCCTGACCCAATGGATCCGGTAATTCCTATCAATGTTTTGTTGTTATGTTTTGGTTGCACTGGGTTTATAACATAAAAAACCCGTGAAAGTACAAGTATTTTTTTGTCCTAAATTGGAAAAAAAATACTAAAGTATTTTTTAATTAATTTTTGGGTGTTTGCAGGTTGAAAATCCAGTCTTGTACCAGTTTGGCGGACAATGGGGGGTCTTCAATCATCGGAGCATGTCCCATATTCTCCAAAAGGACAGTCTCTGGTTTTCTTTTCATTTTTTCTTTTAAGACATCCATCACTGTGTAGTGGATGACTTTGTCTTCTTTTCCCCAAATGACAAGGGTGGGAGATTGGATTTTTCCCAATTTCCCTTCCAGAAAATAACCTTCTTTTCTGATTTGTTTTAGAATGGATGCGTTCCAATCTCTATTGGCAAAGGATTTTTTTGCAAAGTAGGTTTTTAAAAATCCGGGGAGATAAGGTGGCTTCACAAAAGTAAAGGCAATCAGTCTATCAAAGTCTTCCGGACTTGTGAGTAGGAGTGGGCTCGGTTTTCCTGACATTTCGATCGCTTGCATTTCACTTGGGGTGGGGCTTTTGATTCCTGCATTGTCAAAAAGAATGAGAGATTTTACTTTCTCTGGATATTTAGCTGCGAAAATTCCAGAGATCCCACCACCCATGGAATTCCCTGCGATGTGGAAGCTCTTTAGTCCTAAGGTTTCTGTGAATTGGTATAGCCTGTCTGCCTGGGCTTCTTGGGTGTAAATGATTCCTTCTGGTTTGTCGGATTCTCCAAAACCGGGTAGGTCGGGAGCTATGACTCGGAACCCTTTGGGGAGGTGTCTTGAAAACCGGGTCCAGTGGTCCTTGTCTCCACCAAATCCATGTACCACGACTAGAGTTTCTCCATCACCGGTTTTTTCTGTATACTTCCAGTTTAAGTTTTCTACTAAAATGGATTTGGTTTCTAAGTCGGATCTGTATCTCTCTAGACTAATTCCTGTTTTGTGGAGGGTGGATGCACAATGAACAAAAAGGAGTGTGGATAGGATAATGGTTGCGAATGGTTTCCAATGGGTCTTCATGTTGTCCTCACAAAATTTATAAAGGTTCGTTGACAGCGGGATGTGAAAAAATACTTTGGTTGTAACCGAAGGCCCTGTAGCTCAGTCGGTAGAGCAGAGGACTGAAAATCCTCGTGTCGGCAGTTCGATTCTGTCCGGGGCCACGGTTGCCTAATTTCCCGCCTTCCTTTCTTCTCCCATAGTCCAAAGACCTAAAAATTCGTTTTCTTCTACCTTCTTACAAAGTTCCGGCTTATAAAGTTTTTTTACCGGCGGTTTGGGATAGATATGGATCTCGTCATTGTCAGGGATAAAGGTGAGCATTCGTAAGATTGTATCTTGGCCTTCAATTTCATACATAGTGTAAGACATTCCTTTGGAAGGAATGATTTGAGATGTTTCCAGATACTTGCGTGTGTTTTCGGACATATTCCTAAACGTTGGTTCTCGTTCTTCTGCTTGCAACCAAAAACTTTAAATTTAGTTTTTCCT
The sequence above is drawn from the Leptospira sp. WS4.C2 genome and encodes:
- a CDS encoding DUF2452 domain-containing protein, which translates into the protein MDSQEIPHHSLTYGTSRLAPAISLVDRAKEIELAEESVQLHVHGKLEVIAKQIRRLKEEAELILKRAEKDIELHKARCQFEKKSGQTIHLYEKDSNSYFSLLAPKDWGGYPPHLYKGSYIMNPDRSFTEVFLDSEE
- a CDS encoding SPOR domain-containing protein, whose protein sequence is MKERVFYVINLDKQRIGVLSLFLFALFFSIFFLGVSVGKGKQEETVTRAKSSEPIPADLALTNGSIPSPTAANVADAAVGTNAASSLVQGTKTKEQTNLGAEIPMADVGNHPYFVETSTAKDEEEERKQQIVDLTKRTEKKVSITKGEERTKNLVSTSKHSKSLRTSSQMGTVAKSEGKQFTIQLAAFTSRQSAETFLSQLRADNNGKLAAKTFIVVKNGFFVVQMGKSKDKSSLTKTLSKTSMPKEIKSKAMVVSYQPLS
- the coaE gene encoding dephospho-CoA kinase (Dephospho-CoA kinase (CoaE) performs the final step in coenzyme A biosynthesis.) — encoded protein: MQPKHNNKTLIGITGSIGSGKSTVLAMFGELGAETISSDTIARGFTEPNSPVIKELVSIFGESVLNADGVPSRTKIAELAFSDKSKLNALNELLHPLVRKSFLEFLHSRKDGSIIAWEVPLLFETDAYTLCDFTVTVAVKPEVAWERVMGRGGMDKEDFQRRNLSQMDLEKKKSLSDFVVTNDNQREELKEQIAIIYSEIKQRIQS
- a CDS encoding alpha/beta fold hydrolase, which translates into the protein MKTHWKPFATIILSTLLFVHCASTLHKTGISLERYRSDLETKSILVENLNWKYTEKTGDGETLVVVHGFGGDKDHWTRFSRHLPKGFRVIAPDLPGFGESDKPEGIIYTQEAQADRLYQFTETLGLKSFHIAGNSMGGGISGIFAAKYPEKVKSLILFDNAGIKSPTPSEMQAIEMSGKPSPLLLTSPEDFDRLIAFTFVKPPYLPGFLKTYFAKKSFANRDWNASILKQIRKEGYFLEGKLGKIQSPTLVIWGKEDKVIHYTVMDVLKEKMKRKPETVLLENMGHAPMIEDPPLSAKLVQDWIFNLQTPKN